The Sulfurimonas aquatica genomic sequence GCTCTCTTCATCATCTTCTTCAATCGCACCAAAAACAGTATGTACACCATCTAAGTGTGGAGTATCAACAAAAGTGATGAAAAACTGGCTTCCACCTGTATTTGGTCCAGCATGCGCCATAGAAAGAGTTCCCGGCTTATGTACAGACGTGTTTGATGCCGTTTCACACTTTATAGCCCAACCAGGTCCACCAGTTCCAGTTCCAGTAGGACAACCACCTTGCGCCATAAACCCGGGGATAACGCGGTGAAAATTAAGGCCATTGTAGTAACCAGTGTTTGCTAAGTGTGCAAAGTTTGCGACTGTATTTGGAGCT encodes the following:
- a CDS encoding peptidylprolyl isomerase, yielding MFGKELKDYKISAEESLKQQYAKVATSKGDIWLKLLPEEAPNTVANFAHLANTGYYNGLNFHRVIPGFMAQGGCPTGTGTGGPGWAIKCETASNTSVHKPGTLSMAHAGPNTGGSQFFITFVDTPHLDGVHTVFGAIEEDDEESFKVLSTIQGQDDINSIEVVESRS